A window of the Paralichthys olivaceus isolate ysfri-2021 chromosome 5, ASM2471397v2, whole genome shotgun sequence genome harbors these coding sequences:
- the pet100 gene encoding protein PET100 homolog, mitochondrial, giving the protein MGVKIEIFRMMLYLSFPVTMFWISNQAEYFEEYVVKRKRELFPPNEALHRKELEDFKERMRVRKEQRIYKNISEESEN; this is encoded by the exons ATGGGCGTTAAAATAGAGATTTTCAGA ATGATGTTGTATCTGTCCTTTCCCGTGACCATGTTCTGGATCTCTAATCAAGCAGAATACTTTGAGGAATATGTAGTAAAGAGAAAG AGGGAGCTCTTCCCCCCTAACGAGGCACTGCAT AGGAAAGAGTTGGAGGACTTCAAAGAGCGAATGCGTGTTCGTAAGGAGCAgagaatatataaaaatatttctgaGGAATCTGAGAACTGA
- the brd4 gene encoding bromodomain-containing protein 4 isoform X1, translated as MDYKMHAKSNDLLDFQKLDALLEKIAHSVSVKRESSEECNGISSALSVESVPGPRLNWCPANTTTPAPAPAPAPGHEPMLNPLRMGDGLDAAQMSGGSSSQGQAQSSGNPPPPECISPDRPKRQTNQLQFLLKVVVKSLWKHQFAWPFHAPVDAVKLNLPDYYTIIKIPMDMGTIKRRLENSYYLNAQECIQDFNTMFTNCYIYNKPGDDIVLMAESLEKVFLQKITEMPQEETEIVVMTGKGRGRGRREGGLNLKPGAIIDPSSTTPQTRGLSNLSVAPQIRGPVQGPPSLPPQPLMQAHVHPTLPSHMPQLGAPYSLGQSDCAPQVPIMTSVPPPTQTSLPPASIQNTAPMLQNPVTMTKQRKSQKRKADTTTPTANDQLSESSPAESKSGKTLPRRESARPTKLIKKEAPDSQHHIGMGIGLSGPSGGHSPKPQDQLGYCASLVRDMLSKKHAAYAWPFYKPVDVDALGLHDYHDIIKHPMDLSSIKAKLENRQYREPQEFAADVRLMFSNCYKYNPPDHEVVAMARKLQDVFEMRFAKMPDEPESKPLVSAPAPTLHHPAPVKPPPPLAHVASSSDSSSDSSSESESSTDDSEEERAQRLAELQEQLKAVHEQLAALSQPQVSKPKRKEKEKKEKKKEKHKKKGSMPSLVDEIQDTIPVSQLSKKNKTSNNNKEVVSKKKHSKKEGMKSNHPPNLQPVPSLEDDLGAAGSSASGEKCKPMTYEEKRQLSLDINKLPGDKLGRVVHIIQSREPSLKNSNPDEIEIDFETLKPSTLRELERYVSSCLRKKKKAPVEKSVESMATSKKTGSSSESSGSSSDSEAEGTGMIKQQKKKGQSIKEGKKTHLHAQSDPAQSGLHSQPPGLQPSSQIKHHQPQHQQPSPAGFMAPPVAALESSQLLETSFESLPSFNQPLMHLPHHTGNSSSPPHLNAHSAGSVSPETHPFLNQHPVLPSPALHSSMPQQPSRPSHKAAPLHPKLPQQQQAAPPPPQQQPTLQQHPQQQQQQQQQQQQQQLQVQSAAPPQHQLPSQILHPPQPLHQRPMSPPTLTPQGLLSSQPPQMLLEDDEEPGSTTPLNQVQLYLQQFQQPRQPQQSMQSLQAQARQQQQQQQQQQQQQQQQQQQPAQTSLLQSVQGQSQLSSQATLPPPQLPVQSQAPPAPSHQPPPQQMPLLQARHMQHTQQQQQQSYQQGPGLAAQSLGSQHKVSISTNKAQQIIQQQQDLPSPRPTKADPYTGHMRDNPSPLMMHSPQLPQYPPVSHPSPPHNMQPKKQRAPGSQGVLKEEKLAPSPVMRVESFNPAMRPDHHKHPDNKPSQPGHGQQNVKSMDSSRPVIRSSEPSGPPPSLQDKDKFKQESKAPVAPKKVQDVKLKNMGSWASLAQKSTSTPMSAVKSSSDSFEQFRRVAREKEEREKALKAQAEQAEKDRLRREQDKLRGRDDDDVMEPTRRVHEEPRRRLEQQHIQAPTHQPQQQQQQQQQQQQQPQQQQQQEPPPTAIQQPPQPPTPPQPAAQNPLDQQRELARRREQERRRREAMVATIDMNFQSDLMAIFEENLF; from the exons ATGGATTACAAGATGCACGCCAAGTCAAACGATTTGCTGGATTTTCAGAAACTGGACGCCCTTCTGGAAAAAATTGCACATTCAGTCTCTGTGAAAAG aGAGTCCAGCGAGGAGTGCAATGGGATCAGCAGTGCTCTGTCAGTGGAGTCTGTGCCGGGGCCAAGACTGAACTGGTGTCCTGCCAACACCACTACCCCTGCCCCAGCTCCAGCTCCCGCTCCGGGGCACGAGCCCATGCTCAACCCTCTCAGAATGGGGGACGGCCTGGACGCAGCGCAGATGTCGGGCGGCAGCAGCAGTCAGGGGCAGGCCCAGTCCTCGGgtaaccccccaccccccgagTGCATCAGTCCCGACAGGCCAAAGCGCCAGACCAATCAACTGCAGTTTCTGCTCAAGGTGGTGGTGAAGTCCCTGTGGAAGCACCAGTTTGCCTGGCCCTTTCATGCACCAGTGGATGCAGTCAAACTCAACCTGCCT GACTActacacaataataaaaattcCTATGGACATGGGAACAATCAAGAGAAGGCTTGAGAACAGTTACTACTTGAATGCCCAAGAATGTATCCAAGACTTCAACACAATGTTTACCAACTGCTACATATACAACAAG CCTGGAGATGACATAGTCCTAATGGCTGAGTCTCTAGAGAAGGTTTTCCTCCAGAAGATCACAGAAATGCCTCAGGAAGAAACTGAGATCGTCGTCATGACGGGGAAAGGACGTGGGCGGggcaggagagaggggg GCCTGAACTTGAAACCAGGGGCCATCATTGATCCTTCGTCCACGACTCCTCAAACCCGTGGTTTGTCAAACCTCTCAGTAGCACCGCAGATCAGAGGACCTGTGCAGGGCCCACCTTCACTACCTCCCCAGCCTTTGATGCAGGCCCACGTGCACCCAACGTTACCTAGCCACATGCCACAGCTCGGAGCTCCCTACTCCCTGGGCCAATCAGACTGTGCTCCTCAAGTTCCCATCATGACTTCTGTGCCTCCCCCTACTCAGACCTCCCTGCCTCCAGCATCCATCCAGAACACTGCCCCCATGCTGCAGAACCCTGTTACCATGACCAAA CAAAGAAAGAGCCAGAAAAGGAAAGCAGACACTACAACGCCCACAGCCAATGACCAACTCAGTGAATCTTCGCCAGCAGAGTCCAAATCTGGGAAGACGTTACCCAGGCGAGAGAGCGCCAGACCTACAAAACTAATTAAGAAGGAGGCCCCAGACTCTCAGCATCACATAGGCATGGGTATCGGACTGAGCGGACCAAGTGGAGGTCATAGCCCCAAACCACAAGATCAACTGGGATATTGTGCTAGCTTGGTTAGGGATATGCTGTCAAAGAAACATGCTGCCTACGCCTGGCCATTCTACAAACCCGTTGATGTGGATGCACTTGGACTACATGATTATCACGATATAATCAAACATCCCATGGACCTAAGCTCCATCAAG GCAAAGCTGGAGAACAGGCAATACCGGGAACCCCAGGAGTTTGCTGCTGATGTACGATTAATGTTTTCCAACTGCTACAAATATAACCCACCAGACCATGAGGTGGTAGCTATGGCACGCAAACTACAG GATGTCTTTGAGATGCGTTTCGCCAAGATGCCGGATGAACCTGAGAGCAAACCTCTGGTGTCTGCCCCAGCTCCTACACTTCACCATCCTGCCCCTGTTAAGCCCCCGCCTCCTTTGGCCCACGTCGCCTCATCTTCAGACAGTTCCAGTGACTCATCTTCTGAGTCTGAGTCTTCCACAGATGACTCCGAAGAGGAGAGAGCCCAGAGGTTGGCTGAGCTCCAGGAACAG TTGAAAGCTGTGCATGAGCAGCTGGCTGCCCTGTCTCAACCACAAGTCAGCaaaccaaagagaaaagagaaggagaagaaagagaagaaaaaagagaagcatAAGAAGAAAGGAAGCATGCCTAGCCTTGTGGATGAAATCCAGGATACTATACCTGTTTCGCAGCTCTCTAAGAAGAACAAGACGAGTAACAATAACAAAGAGGTTGtttccaagaagaaacacag TAAAAAGGAAGGGATGAAAAGCAATCATCCACCCAATCTGCAGCCAGTTCCCAGCCTGGAAGATGACCTTGGGGCCGCTGGGTCATCGGCGTCAGGGGAAAAGTGCAAGCCCATGACATATGAGGAGAAAAGGCAATTAAGCTTGGACATCAACAAGCTTCCAGGTGACAAGCTTGGCCGCGTAGTACATATTATCCAGTCCAGAGAGCCCTCACTTAAAAACTCAAACCCTGATGAGATAGAGATTGACTTTGAGACGCTAAAGCCTTCGACTCTGCGCGAGCTGGAGAGATACGTTTCTTCCTGCCTCCGCAAGAAGAAAAAGGCTCCAG ttgAGAAGAGTGTGGAGTCCATGGCTACCTCCAAAAAGACGGGATCTTCTTCAGAGAGCAGTGGCTCCAGCTCAGACAGCGAAGCAGAAGGGACAG gaatgataaaacagcagaaaaagaagGGTCAGTCTATAAAGGAGGGGAAGAAGACGCATCTTCATGCACAGAGCGACCCTGCTCAGTCTGGGCTTCATTCCCAACCTCCAGGCCTTCAGCCGAGCAGTCAGATCAAGCACCATCAGCCACAGCATCAGCAGCCATCTCCTGCAGGCTTCATGGCTCCCCCTGTAGCTGCTCTGGAGTCTTCTCAGTTACTGGAGACTAGCTTCGAGTCCCTGCCATCTTTCAACCAGCCCCTCATGCATCTGCCTCACCACACAGGCAACTCTTCCTCACCTCCGCACCTCAATGCTCATTCTGCTGGCTCTGTGTCCCCCGAAACCCACCCCTTCCTTAACCAGCATCCCGTCCTCCCGTCTCCAG CCTTGCACAGTTCCATGCCTCAGCAGCCGTCTCGACCCAGTCACAAGGCAGCGCCTCTTCATCCTAAACTCCCTCAGCAGCAACAagcagcacctcctcctcctcagcagcagccaaCCCTGCAACAGCATccgcaacaacaacaacaacaacaacagcagcagcagcagcagcagctgcaggtccaGTCAGCAGCGCCACCACAGCATCAGCTCCCCTCTCAGATCCTTCACCCTCCTCAGCCTCTGCACCAACGGCCCATGTCCCCCCCAACACTTACACCCCAGGGCTTGCTGTCTTCTCAACCTCCTCAGATGCTGCTGGAGGATGATGAAGAACCAGGGTCTACAACGCCTTTGAACCAAGTACAGTTATACCTACAGCAGTTCCAGCAACCCCGTCAGCCCCAGCAGTCCATGCAGTCGCTCCAGGCGCAGGctcgtcagcagcagcagcagcagcagcagcagcaacagcaacaacaacaacaacaacaacaaccggCTCAGACTTCTCTCCTGCAGTCTGTCCAGGGACAATCTCAACTCTCATCTCAGGCGACGCTGCCTCCTCCCCAGCTCCCTGTTCAGTCCCAGGCACCTCCTGCACCATCACATCAGCCCCCACCCCAACAGATGCCTCTACTCCAGGCCCGCCACATGCAGcacactcagcagcagcagcaacagagctaCCAGCAGGGTCCTGGACTAGCCGCTCAGTCTCTGGGATCGCAACACAAGGTGTCCATCTCTACCAACAAAGCACAGCAGatcatccagcagcagcaagaCCTGCCCTCGCCTCGCCCAACCAAGGCTGACCCTTACACAG GTCACATGAGGGACAACCCATCTCCTCTTATGATGCATTCCCCACAACTCCCCCAGTATCCTCCTGTGTCTCACCCATCTCCACCTCACAACATGCAGCCCAAAAAG CAGAGGGCCCCTGGGAGCCAAGGTGTGTTGAAGGAGGAGAAACTTGCTCCATCACCAGTGATGAGAGTAGAGTCTTTTAACCCTGCAATGAGACCAGACCATCACAAACACCCAGATAATAAGCCTTCTCAACCAGGCCACGGCCAACAGA atgtgaAGTCCATGGACAGCTCGCGACCCGTCATCCGCTCCTCTGAGCCCAGTGGGCCTCCGCCCTCTCTGCAAGACAAGGATAAGTTCAAGCAGGAGTCCAAGGCGCCTGTTGCCCCCAAAAAAGTACAG GATGTGAAACTAAAGAACATGGGCTCATGGGCCAGTCTGGCACAGAAGTCCACGTCTACGCCCATGTCTGCAGTGAAATCATCGAGTGACAGTTTTGAGCAGTTCCGTCGTGTTGCtcgggagaaagaggagagagagaaagcccTGAAGGCCCAAGCTGAGCAGGCAGAAAAAGACCGGCTACGCAGAGAGCAGGACAAACTACG AGGTCGGGATGATGATGACGTCATGGAGCCGACCAGGAGGGTGCACGAGGAGCCACGCAGGCgcctggagcagcagcacattcaaGCCCCTACGcaccaaccacaacaacaacaacaacaacaacaacagcagcagcagcagccgcagcaacaacagcagcaggagcccCCGCCGACCGCCATTCAGCAGCCTCCTCAACCCCCCACACCGCCTCAGCCCGCCGCACAGAACCCGCTCGACCAACAGAGGGAGCTTGCACGCCGccgagagcaggagaggaggaggcgagaAGCG ATGGTAGCGACTATTGACATGAATTTCCAAAGTGACTTAATGGCTATCTTTGAGGAGAACCTGTTTTGA
- the brd4 gene encoding bromodomain-containing protein 4 isoform X2, with amino-acid sequence MLNPLRMGDGLDAAQMSGGSSSQGQAQSSGNPPPPECISPDRPKRQTNQLQFLLKVVVKSLWKHQFAWPFHAPVDAVKLNLPDYYTIIKIPMDMGTIKRRLENSYYLNAQECIQDFNTMFTNCYIYNKPGDDIVLMAESLEKVFLQKITEMPQEETEIVVMTGKGRGRGRREGGLNLKPGAIIDPSSTTPQTRGLSNLSVAPQIRGPVQGPPSLPPQPLMQAHVHPTLPSHMPQLGAPYSLGQSDCAPQVPIMTSVPPPTQTSLPPASIQNTAPMLQNPVTMTKQRKSQKRKADTTTPTANDQLSESSPAESKSGKTLPRRESARPTKLIKKEAPDSQHHIGMGIGLSGPSGGHSPKPQDQLGYCASLVRDMLSKKHAAYAWPFYKPVDVDALGLHDYHDIIKHPMDLSSIKAKLENRQYREPQEFAADVRLMFSNCYKYNPPDHEVVAMARKLQDVFEMRFAKMPDEPESKPLVSAPAPTLHHPAPVKPPPPLAHVASSSDSSSDSSSESESSTDDSEEERAQRLAELQEQLKAVHEQLAALSQPQVSKPKRKEKEKKEKKKEKHKKKGSMPSLVDEIQDTIPVSQLSKKNKTSNNNKEVVSKKKHSKKEGMKSNHPPNLQPVPSLEDDLGAAGSSASGEKCKPMTYEEKRQLSLDINKLPGDKLGRVVHIIQSREPSLKNSNPDEIEIDFETLKPSTLRELERYVSSCLRKKKKAPVEKSVESMATSKKTGSSSESSGSSSDSEAEGTGMIKQQKKKGQSIKEGKKTHLHAQSDPAQSGLHSQPPGLQPSSQIKHHQPQHQQPSPAGFMAPPVAALESSQLLETSFESLPSFNQPLMHLPHHTGNSSSPPHLNAHSAGSVSPETHPFLNQHPVLPSPALHSSMPQQPSRPSHKAAPLHPKLPQQQQAAPPPPQQQPTLQQHPQQQQQQQQQQQQQQLQVQSAAPPQHQLPSQILHPPQPLHQRPMSPPTLTPQGLLSSQPPQMLLEDDEEPGSTTPLNQVQLYLQQFQQPRQPQQSMQSLQAQARQQQQQQQQQQQQQQQQQQQPAQTSLLQSVQGQSQLSSQATLPPPQLPVQSQAPPAPSHQPPPQQMPLLQARHMQHTQQQQQQSYQQGPGLAAQSLGSQHKVSISTNKAQQIIQQQQDLPSPRPTKADPYTGHMRDNPSPLMMHSPQLPQYPPVSHPSPPHNMQPKKQRAPGSQGVLKEEKLAPSPVMRVESFNPAMRPDHHKHPDNKPSQPGHGQQNVKSMDSSRPVIRSSEPSGPPPSLQDKDKFKQESKAPVAPKKVQDVKLKNMGSWASLAQKSTSTPMSAVKSSSDSFEQFRRVAREKEEREKALKAQAEQAEKDRLRREQDKLRGRDDDDVMEPTRRVHEEPRRRLEQQHIQAPTHQPQQQQQQQQQQQQQPQQQQQQEPPPTAIQQPPQPPTPPQPAAQNPLDQQRELARRREQERRRREAMVATIDMNFQSDLMAIFEENLF; translated from the exons ATGCTCAACCCTCTCAGAATGGGGGACGGCCTGGACGCAGCGCAGATGTCGGGCGGCAGCAGCAGTCAGGGGCAGGCCCAGTCCTCGGgtaaccccccaccccccgagTGCATCAGTCCCGACAGGCCAAAGCGCCAGACCAATCAACTGCAGTTTCTGCTCAAGGTGGTGGTGAAGTCCCTGTGGAAGCACCAGTTTGCCTGGCCCTTTCATGCACCAGTGGATGCAGTCAAACTCAACCTGCCT GACTActacacaataataaaaattcCTATGGACATGGGAACAATCAAGAGAAGGCTTGAGAACAGTTACTACTTGAATGCCCAAGAATGTATCCAAGACTTCAACACAATGTTTACCAACTGCTACATATACAACAAG CCTGGAGATGACATAGTCCTAATGGCTGAGTCTCTAGAGAAGGTTTTCCTCCAGAAGATCACAGAAATGCCTCAGGAAGAAACTGAGATCGTCGTCATGACGGGGAAAGGACGTGGGCGGggcaggagagaggggg GCCTGAACTTGAAACCAGGGGCCATCATTGATCCTTCGTCCACGACTCCTCAAACCCGTGGTTTGTCAAACCTCTCAGTAGCACCGCAGATCAGAGGACCTGTGCAGGGCCCACCTTCACTACCTCCCCAGCCTTTGATGCAGGCCCACGTGCACCCAACGTTACCTAGCCACATGCCACAGCTCGGAGCTCCCTACTCCCTGGGCCAATCAGACTGTGCTCCTCAAGTTCCCATCATGACTTCTGTGCCTCCCCCTACTCAGACCTCCCTGCCTCCAGCATCCATCCAGAACACTGCCCCCATGCTGCAGAACCCTGTTACCATGACCAAA CAAAGAAAGAGCCAGAAAAGGAAAGCAGACACTACAACGCCCACAGCCAATGACCAACTCAGTGAATCTTCGCCAGCAGAGTCCAAATCTGGGAAGACGTTACCCAGGCGAGAGAGCGCCAGACCTACAAAACTAATTAAGAAGGAGGCCCCAGACTCTCAGCATCACATAGGCATGGGTATCGGACTGAGCGGACCAAGTGGAGGTCATAGCCCCAAACCACAAGATCAACTGGGATATTGTGCTAGCTTGGTTAGGGATATGCTGTCAAAGAAACATGCTGCCTACGCCTGGCCATTCTACAAACCCGTTGATGTGGATGCACTTGGACTACATGATTATCACGATATAATCAAACATCCCATGGACCTAAGCTCCATCAAG GCAAAGCTGGAGAACAGGCAATACCGGGAACCCCAGGAGTTTGCTGCTGATGTACGATTAATGTTTTCCAACTGCTACAAATATAACCCACCAGACCATGAGGTGGTAGCTATGGCACGCAAACTACAG GATGTCTTTGAGATGCGTTTCGCCAAGATGCCGGATGAACCTGAGAGCAAACCTCTGGTGTCTGCCCCAGCTCCTACACTTCACCATCCTGCCCCTGTTAAGCCCCCGCCTCCTTTGGCCCACGTCGCCTCATCTTCAGACAGTTCCAGTGACTCATCTTCTGAGTCTGAGTCTTCCACAGATGACTCCGAAGAGGAGAGAGCCCAGAGGTTGGCTGAGCTCCAGGAACAG TTGAAAGCTGTGCATGAGCAGCTGGCTGCCCTGTCTCAACCACAAGTCAGCaaaccaaagagaaaagagaaggagaagaaagagaagaaaaaagagaagcatAAGAAGAAAGGAAGCATGCCTAGCCTTGTGGATGAAATCCAGGATACTATACCTGTTTCGCAGCTCTCTAAGAAGAACAAGACGAGTAACAATAACAAAGAGGTTGtttccaagaagaaacacag TAAAAAGGAAGGGATGAAAAGCAATCATCCACCCAATCTGCAGCCAGTTCCCAGCCTGGAAGATGACCTTGGGGCCGCTGGGTCATCGGCGTCAGGGGAAAAGTGCAAGCCCATGACATATGAGGAGAAAAGGCAATTAAGCTTGGACATCAACAAGCTTCCAGGTGACAAGCTTGGCCGCGTAGTACATATTATCCAGTCCAGAGAGCCCTCACTTAAAAACTCAAACCCTGATGAGATAGAGATTGACTTTGAGACGCTAAAGCCTTCGACTCTGCGCGAGCTGGAGAGATACGTTTCTTCCTGCCTCCGCAAGAAGAAAAAGGCTCCAG ttgAGAAGAGTGTGGAGTCCATGGCTACCTCCAAAAAGACGGGATCTTCTTCAGAGAGCAGTGGCTCCAGCTCAGACAGCGAAGCAGAAGGGACAG gaatgataaaacagcagaaaaagaagGGTCAGTCTATAAAGGAGGGGAAGAAGACGCATCTTCATGCACAGAGCGACCCTGCTCAGTCTGGGCTTCATTCCCAACCTCCAGGCCTTCAGCCGAGCAGTCAGATCAAGCACCATCAGCCACAGCATCAGCAGCCATCTCCTGCAGGCTTCATGGCTCCCCCTGTAGCTGCTCTGGAGTCTTCTCAGTTACTGGAGACTAGCTTCGAGTCCCTGCCATCTTTCAACCAGCCCCTCATGCATCTGCCTCACCACACAGGCAACTCTTCCTCACCTCCGCACCTCAATGCTCATTCTGCTGGCTCTGTGTCCCCCGAAACCCACCCCTTCCTTAACCAGCATCCCGTCCTCCCGTCTCCAG CCTTGCACAGTTCCATGCCTCAGCAGCCGTCTCGACCCAGTCACAAGGCAGCGCCTCTTCATCCTAAACTCCCTCAGCAGCAACAagcagcacctcctcctcctcagcagcagccaaCCCTGCAACAGCATccgcaacaacaacaacaacaacaacagcagcagcagcagcagcagctgcaggtccaGTCAGCAGCGCCACCACAGCATCAGCTCCCCTCTCAGATCCTTCACCCTCCTCAGCCTCTGCACCAACGGCCCATGTCCCCCCCAACACTTACACCCCAGGGCTTGCTGTCTTCTCAACCTCCTCAGATGCTGCTGGAGGATGATGAAGAACCAGGGTCTACAACGCCTTTGAACCAAGTACAGTTATACCTACAGCAGTTCCAGCAACCCCGTCAGCCCCAGCAGTCCATGCAGTCGCTCCAGGCGCAGGctcgtcagcagcagcagcagcagcagcagcagcaacagcaacaacaacaacaacaacaacaaccggCTCAGACTTCTCTCCTGCAGTCTGTCCAGGGACAATCTCAACTCTCATCTCAGGCGACGCTGCCTCCTCCCCAGCTCCCTGTTCAGTCCCAGGCACCTCCTGCACCATCACATCAGCCCCCACCCCAACAGATGCCTCTACTCCAGGCCCGCCACATGCAGcacactcagcagcagcagcaacagagctaCCAGCAGGGTCCTGGACTAGCCGCTCAGTCTCTGGGATCGCAACACAAGGTGTCCATCTCTACCAACAAAGCACAGCAGatcatccagcagcagcaagaCCTGCCCTCGCCTCGCCCAACCAAGGCTGACCCTTACACAG GTCACATGAGGGACAACCCATCTCCTCTTATGATGCATTCCCCACAACTCCCCCAGTATCCTCCTGTGTCTCACCCATCTCCACCTCACAACATGCAGCCCAAAAAG CAGAGGGCCCCTGGGAGCCAAGGTGTGTTGAAGGAGGAGAAACTTGCTCCATCACCAGTGATGAGAGTAGAGTCTTTTAACCCTGCAATGAGACCAGACCATCACAAACACCCAGATAATAAGCCTTCTCAACCAGGCCACGGCCAACAGA atgtgaAGTCCATGGACAGCTCGCGACCCGTCATCCGCTCCTCTGAGCCCAGTGGGCCTCCGCCCTCTCTGCAAGACAAGGATAAGTTCAAGCAGGAGTCCAAGGCGCCTGTTGCCCCCAAAAAAGTACAG GATGTGAAACTAAAGAACATGGGCTCATGGGCCAGTCTGGCACAGAAGTCCACGTCTACGCCCATGTCTGCAGTGAAATCATCGAGTGACAGTTTTGAGCAGTTCCGTCGTGTTGCtcgggagaaagaggagagagagaaagcccTGAAGGCCCAAGCTGAGCAGGCAGAAAAAGACCGGCTACGCAGAGAGCAGGACAAACTACG AGGTCGGGATGATGATGACGTCATGGAGCCGACCAGGAGGGTGCACGAGGAGCCACGCAGGCgcctggagcagcagcacattcaaGCCCCTACGcaccaaccacaacaacaacaacaacaacaacaacagcagcagcagcagccgcagcaacaacagcagcaggagcccCCGCCGACCGCCATTCAGCAGCCTCCTCAACCCCCCACACCGCCTCAGCCCGCCGCACAGAACCCGCTCGACCAACAGAGGGAGCTTGCACGCCGccgagagcaggagaggaggaggcgagaAGCG ATGGTAGCGACTATTGACATGAATTTCCAAAGTGACTTAATGGCTATCTTTGAGGAGAACCTGTTTTGA